In Montipora foliosa isolate CH-2021 unplaced genomic scaffold, ASM3666993v2 scaffold_118, whole genome shotgun sequence, the following proteins share a genomic window:
- the LOC137985949 gene encoding uncharacterized protein, with protein MLRALGGKQNFFIWFRVTALRMNMGKNDFCCAPGCSNTRKMRGDLQFYRIPKDINRRKVWLKRIRRKNFSPTDNTRLCSVHFFGGQKSDEIDSVSYSPSIFKHSHVKPKLTRSTKNSLAATRVSNAPPHVRRKSPKPHAETAKGRPKPEVCTPENHKVWSQCLPADHPLKEHDYCKGQVDLQSMNMEQSVVNELLEVHCRIKELEEENENLRSKCLLLEQVRLDDRKFQFWTGFPNYETFTALFHYLEGVGAIARMRHWRGSEMCSKDPYPKKAARIAKMTPEEELFMVLVRLRVGLTVTDLSLRFGISESSVSKIFTSWINLLFFHLKDLCEMPESEMDGKAKQFSKFPCLKVIIDCTEIFTQKPSCLQANKEIYSNYKGHTTFKFLVGIDPHGAIVYVSQAWGGRTSDKHITANSPGLTTKLNRGDELMADRGFAVHDLFADMGVKVTIPDFKGQGRSQLNKMEGKGSEKIAEARIHVERAIQRIKTFHILDNEVRLCMAHLAEQIFTVCSYLINFQSPILRQ; from the exons ATGCTTCGCGCCTTGGGGGGTAAACAgaactttttcatttggtttcgtGTTACAGCGCTGCGTATGAACATGGGGAAAAATGATTTCTGTTGCGCCCCTGGTTGTTCTAATACTAGAAAAATGAGAGGAGATTTGCAGTTTTATCGTATTCCAAAGGATATTAACCGAAGAAAGGTTTGGTTGAAGAGAATCCGTAGAAAGAACTTCTCGCCGACTGACAACACGCGGCTCTgctccgtgcatttctttggagGTCAGAAATCTGATGAAATTGACAGTGTATCCTACAGTCCTTCCATTTTTAAACACAGCCATGTGAAACCAAAGCTTACAAGGTCAACAAAAAACAGCTTAGCGGCGACCAGAGTGTCAAATGCACCCCCACATGTCCGAAGGAAAAGTCCAAAACCG CATGCGGAAACTGCAAAAGGGCGTCCCAAACCAGAGGTTTGTACTCCAGAAAATCATAAAGTGTGGAGTCAGTGTTTACCAGCAGACCATCCCTTAAAAGAGCATGATTATTGCAAGGGCCAGGTAGATTTGCAGTCAATGAATATGGAACAATCCGTAGTCAATGAACTGCTAGAGGTGCACTGCAGAATAAAAGAACTTGAagaggaaaatgaaaatctCCGTTCAAAATGCCTTCTTCTAGAACAAGTAAGACTTGATGACAGGAAATTCCAATTTTGGACTGGGTTCCCCAACTATGAAACCTTTACAGCTTTGTTTCACTACCTGGAAGGTGTTGGAGCCATAGCAAGAATGAGACACTGGAGAGGTAGTGAAATGTGTTCAAAGGATCCTTACCCAAAGAAAGCAGCTAGAATAGCCAAGATGACTCCAGAAGAGGAACTATTCATGGTTCTTGTACGATTAAGGGTAGGACTGACCGTAACTGACTTGTCATTAAGGTTTGGAATAAGCGAGTCTAGTGTCAGCAAGATCTTTACCTCATGGATTAATCTGCTGTTCTTTCATTTAAAAGATTTGTGTGAAATGCCAGAGAGTGAAATGGATGGAAAGGCAAAGCAGTTTTCCAAATTCCCATGCTTGAAAGTAATCATTGATTGTACAGAAATTTTTACTCAAAAGCCTTCGTGCCTACAAGCGAACAAAGAAATCTACTCCAATTACAAAGGTCACACAACCTTTAAATTCCTTGTTGGAATAGACCCCCATGGAGCTATTGTGTATGTCTCACAAGCTTGGGGTGGGAGGACATCTGATAAACATATCACTGCCAACTCCCCTGGTTTAACTACAAAATTGAACAGGGGTGATGAACTTATGGCAGATAGAGGATTTGCTGTACATGACCTGTTTGCTGATATGGGCGTGAAAGTGACCATTCCAGATTTCAAAGGGCAAGGAAGATCTCAACTAAACAAAATGGAAGGAAAAGGATCAGAAAAAATTGCAGAAGCAAGAATTCATGTTGAAAGGGCAATTCAACGAATTAAAACATTTCACATATTAGACAATGAAGTCCGCTTATGCATGGCTCATTTGGCTGAACAAATATTCACAGTCTGTTCTTACTTGATTAATTTTCAAAGCCCAATTTTACGGCAATAA
- the LOC137985948 gene encoding uncharacterized protein isoform X3 — MDEALVKEFLLGVGYSQTDVRKYKTLRAWQHKQGIHSVKVCSLPRYPTMWALRGCCNPSFSTDPEETKIVYIVLEKDTSKPVYAYCSCTVGLRGDCSHAGALLFVLCDIVSQGKTTLPADPACTELPCSWSNPKGTSVDPIRIEQIHFYKSRFGEQPPAKKFRATPTVSEQFFGVSRNDIMSAPCQKTPEENTTLLPVISPAEQCKSSKESRVPLVPVTLLCENGTFDEGNRFQAPIIYPVQIPSIPPLSDSAFEFYNNNVKVSIQHCWEIEKETRPQSSSELWFKQRKLRLTASNFGNIIKRKKADVSKLVNRLSTTCDSLSHLKAIRFGKENEDVASQLYMQYQNSHGSPGTKIFHCGLVINPHFPWLGASPDRLVYDPNARPSTGGLEVKCIESAQGMTPFEAFKSKQTPKEGKKKSFCLKMKDGHLQLNENHNYFYQVQGQEGVSGIKWFDFALLTDPRLGLNGLFVQRIHFEKNKWESEWLPKLTDFYFNHLLPVIIKDNSSL; from the exons ATGGATGAGGCTCTTGTTAAGGAATTTTTGCTTGGGGTTGGTTACAGCCAAACTGATGTGAGAAAGTACAAGACCCTTCGAGCTTGGCAGCACAAACAGGGAATTCACTCAGTTAA GGTTTGTTCTTTGCCAAGATATCCTACCATGTGGGCCTTAAGGGGATGCTGCAATCCATCGTTTTCCACTGACCCAGAGGAAACAAAGATTGTGTATATAGTGCTTGAGAAAGATACCAGCAAGCCTGTTTATGCTTACTGTTCTTGCACTGTCGG ATTACGAGGTGACTGCAGCCATGCTGGTGCTCTGTTATTTGTACTTTGTGACATTGTTTCTCAAGGTAAAACCACCTTGCCAGCAGATCCAGCCTGCACAGAACTACCTTGTAGCTGGTCAAATCCTAAAG GTACCTCTGTTGATCCAATAAGGATTGAACAAATAcatttttataaatcaagaTTTGGTGAGCAGCCTCCAGCAAAGAAATTCAGAGCAACCCCGACAGTCTCAGAACAATTTTTTGGAGTTTCACGAAATGAT ATCATGTCAGCTCCATGTCAGAAAACACCCGAGGAGAACACAACTCTATTGCCTGTGATTTCTCCAGCTGAACAGTGTAAATCTTCCAAAGAAAGTCGTGTTCCCTTGGTTCCTGTTACATTATTATGTGAAAACGGCACATTTGATGAAGGAAATAGGTTTCAAGCCCCGATTATCTATCCAGTTCAAATTCCTTCAATACCTCCCCTGAGTGACAGTGCTTTTGAGTTCTACAATAACAATGTCAAGGTTTCAATTCAGCATTGCtgggaaatcgaaaaagaaactCGGCCTCAATCTTCTAGTGAGCTTtggtttaaacaaagaaaactcagATTGACAGCTTCTAATTTTGGAAACATAATTAAACGTAAAAAGGCAGATGTGTCAAAACTTGTAAACCGCTTATCTACCACTTGTGATTCTTTGTCTCACTTGAAGGCTATTAGATTtggcaaagaaaatgaagatGTGGCTTCTCAGCTCTACATGCAATATCAAAATTCACATGGTTCTCCTGGAACTAAGATTTTTCACTGCGGCCTTGTAATTAATCCACACTTTCCATGGTTGGGAGCTTCTCCAGACAGGCTAGTTTATGATCCCAATGCTAGGCCATCAACTGGTGGTTTGGAAGTGAAATGCATTGAATCTGCGCAGGGGATGACACCATTTGAAGCATTTAAAAGTAAGCAAACTCCAAAAGAAGGCAAAAAGAAATCTTTCTGCCTGAAAATGAAAGATGGCCATCTGCAGCTGAATGAAAATCACAATTACTTTTACCAGGTCCAGGGTCAAGAAGGAGTATCAGGAATAAAATGGtttgattttgctttgttgaCAGATCCTCGCCTTGGCTTAAATGGATTGTTTGTACAAAGAATTcactttgaaaaaaacaaatgggAGTCTGAGTGGCTGCCAAAGCTTACAGATTTTTATTTCAACCACCTCCTGCCTGTTATTATCAAAGATAATTCTTCCTTGTAG
- the LOC137985948 gene encoding uncharacterized protein isoform X1, with translation MDEALVKEFLLGVGYSQTDVRKYKTLRAWQHKQGIHSVKVCSLPRYPTMWALRGCCNPSFSTDPEETKIVYIVLEKDTSKPVYAYCSCTVGLRGDCSHAGALLFVLCDIVSQGKTTLPADPACTELPCSWSNPKGTSVDPIRIEQIHFYKSRFGEQPPAKKFRATPTVSEQFFGVSRNDVSEETVKQLKQNLKMAILAANNDKSMPPVYYLLKRKFMESECTFAETHELPKELDEDDPRMLPSYATDVEATPSVKISSDNVSLPQIMSAPCQKTPEENTTLLPVISPAEQCKSSKESRVPLVPVTLLCENGTFDEGNRFQAPIIYPVQIPSIPPLSDSAFEFYNNNVKVSIQHCWEIEKETRPQSSSELWFKQRKLRLTASNFGNIIKRKKADVSKLVNRLSTTCDSLSHLKAIRFGKENEDVASQLYMQYQNSHGSPGTKIFHCGLVINPHFPWLGASPDRLVYDPNARPSTGGLEVKCIESAQGMTPFEAFKSKQTPKEGKKKSFCLKMKDGHLQLNENHNYFYQVQGQEGVSGIKWFDFALLTDPRLGLNGLFVQRIHFEKNKWESEWLPKLTDFYFNHLLPVIIKDNSSL, from the exons ATGGATGAGGCTCTTGTTAAGGAATTTTTGCTTGGGGTTGGTTACAGCCAAACTGATGTGAGAAAGTACAAGACCCTTCGAGCTTGGCAGCACAAACAGGGAATTCACTCAGTTAA GGTTTGTTCTTTGCCAAGATATCCTACCATGTGGGCCTTAAGGGGATGCTGCAATCCATCGTTTTCCACTGACCCAGAGGAAACAAAGATTGTGTATATAGTGCTTGAGAAAGATACCAGCAAGCCTGTTTATGCTTACTGTTCTTGCACTGTCGG ATTACGAGGTGACTGCAGCCATGCTGGTGCTCTGTTATTTGTACTTTGTGACATTGTTTCTCAAGGTAAAACCACCTTGCCAGCAGATCCAGCCTGCACAGAACTACCTTGTAGCTGGTCAAATCCTAAAG GTACCTCTGTTGATCCAATAAGGATTGAACAAATAcatttttataaatcaagaTTTGGTGAGCAGCCTCCAGCAAAGAAATTCAGAGCAACCCCGACAGTCTCAGAACAATTTTTTGGAGTTTCACGAAATGATGTAAGTGAAGAGACtgttaaacaattgaaacagaACTTAAAAATGGCCATACTTGCTGCCAACAATGACAAGTCCATGCCACCTGTTTATTATCTACTAAAGCGCAAGTTCATGGAATCTGAATGCACATTTGCTGAAACCCATGAGCTACCAAAAGAGCTGGATGAGGATGATCCCAGAATGCTACCCAGTTATGCTACTGATGTTGAAGCCACTCCTTCTGTGAAAATATCCTCTGACAATGTTTCTCTCCCACAGATCATGTCAGCTCCATGTCAGAAAACACCCGAGGAGAACACAACTCTATTGCCTGTGATTTCTCCAGCTGAACAGTGTAAATCTTCCAAAGAAAGTCGTGTTCCCTTGGTTCCTGTTACATTATTATGTGAAAACGGCACATTTGATGAAGGAAATAGGTTTCAAGCCCCGATTATCTATCCAGTTCAAATTCCTTCAATACCTCCCCTGAGTGACAGTGCTTTTGAGTTCTACAATAACAATGTCAAGGTTTCAATTCAGCATTGCtgggaaatcgaaaaagaaactCGGCCTCAATCTTCTAGTGAGCTTtggtttaaacaaagaaaactcagATTGACAGCTTCTAATTTTGGAAACATAATTAAACGTAAAAAGGCAGATGTGTCAAAACTTGTAAACCGCTTATCTACCACTTGTGATTCTTTGTCTCACTTGAAGGCTATTAGATTtggcaaagaaaatgaagatGTGGCTTCTCAGCTCTACATGCAATATCAAAATTCACATGGTTCTCCTGGAACTAAGATTTTTCACTGCGGCCTTGTAATTAATCCACACTTTCCATGGTTGGGAGCTTCTCCAGACAGGCTAGTTTATGATCCCAATGCTAGGCCATCAACTGGTGGTTTGGAAGTGAAATGCATTGAATCTGCGCAGGGGATGACACCATTTGAAGCATTTAAAAGTAAGCAAACTCCAAAAGAAGGCAAAAAGAAATCTTTCTGCCTGAAAATGAAAGATGGCCATCTGCAGCTGAATGAAAATCACAATTACTTTTACCAGGTCCAGGGTCAAGAAGGAGTATCAGGAATAAAATGGtttgattttgctttgttgaCAGATCCTCGCCTTGGCTTAAATGGATTGTTTGTACAAAGAATTcactttgaaaaaaacaaatgggAGTCTGAGTGGCTGCCAAAGCTTACAGATTTTTATTTCAACCACCTCCTGCCTGTTATTATCAAAGATAATTCTTCCTTGTAG
- the LOC137985948 gene encoding uncharacterized protein isoform X2, whose protein sequence is MWALRGCCNPSFSTDPEETKIVYIVLEKDTSKPVYAYCSCTVGLRGDCSHAGALLFVLCDIVSQGKTTLPADPACTELPCSWSNPKGTSVDPIRIEQIHFYKSRFGEQPPAKKFRATPTVSEQFFGVSRNDVSEETVKQLKQNLKMAILAANNDKSMPPVYYLLKRKFMESECTFAETHELPKELDEDDPRMLPSYATDVEATPSVKISSDNVSLPQIMSAPCQKTPEENTTLLPVISPAEQCKSSKESRVPLVPVTLLCENGTFDEGNRFQAPIIYPVQIPSIPPLSDSAFEFYNNNVKVSIQHCWEIEKETRPQSSSELWFKQRKLRLTASNFGNIIKRKKADVSKLVNRLSTTCDSLSHLKAIRFGKENEDVASQLYMQYQNSHGSPGTKIFHCGLVINPHFPWLGASPDRLVYDPNARPSTGGLEVKCIESAQGMTPFEAFKSKQTPKEGKKKSFCLKMKDGHLQLNENHNYFYQVQGQEGVSGIKWFDFALLTDPRLGLNGLFVQRIHFEKNKWESEWLPKLTDFYFNHLLPVIIKDNSSL, encoded by the exons ATGTGGGCCTTAAGGGGATGCTGCAATCCATCGTTTTCCACTGACCCAGAGGAAACAAAGATTGTGTATATAGTGCTTGAGAAAGATACCAGCAAGCCTGTTTATGCTTACTGTTCTTGCACTGTCGG ATTACGAGGTGACTGCAGCCATGCTGGTGCTCTGTTATTTGTACTTTGTGACATTGTTTCTCAAGGTAAAACCACCTTGCCAGCAGATCCAGCCTGCACAGAACTACCTTGTAGCTGGTCAAATCCTAAAG GTACCTCTGTTGATCCAATAAGGATTGAACAAATAcatttttataaatcaagaTTTGGTGAGCAGCCTCCAGCAAAGAAATTCAGAGCAACCCCGACAGTCTCAGAACAATTTTTTGGAGTTTCACGAAATGATGTAAGTGAAGAGACtgttaaacaattgaaacagaACTTAAAAATGGCCATACTTGCTGCCAACAATGACAAGTCCATGCCACCTGTTTATTATCTACTAAAGCGCAAGTTCATGGAATCTGAATGCACATTTGCTGAAACCCATGAGCTACCAAAAGAGCTGGATGAGGATGATCCCAGAATGCTACCCAGTTATGCTACTGATGTTGAAGCCACTCCTTCTGTGAAAATATCCTCTGACAATGTTTCTCTCCCACAGATCATGTCAGCTCCATGTCAGAAAACACCCGAGGAGAACACAACTCTATTGCCTGTGATTTCTCCAGCTGAACAGTGTAAATCTTCCAAAGAAAGTCGTGTTCCCTTGGTTCCTGTTACATTATTATGTGAAAACGGCACATTTGATGAAGGAAATAGGTTTCAAGCCCCGATTATCTATCCAGTTCAAATTCCTTCAATACCTCCCCTGAGTGACAGTGCTTTTGAGTTCTACAATAACAATGTCAAGGTTTCAATTCAGCATTGCtgggaaatcgaaaaagaaactCGGCCTCAATCTTCTAGTGAGCTTtggtttaaacaaagaaaactcagATTGACAGCTTCTAATTTTGGAAACATAATTAAACGTAAAAAGGCAGATGTGTCAAAACTTGTAAACCGCTTATCTACCACTTGTGATTCTTTGTCTCACTTGAAGGCTATTAGATTtggcaaagaaaatgaagatGTGGCTTCTCAGCTCTACATGCAATATCAAAATTCACATGGTTCTCCTGGAACTAAGATTTTTCACTGCGGCCTTGTAATTAATCCACACTTTCCATGGTTGGGAGCTTCTCCAGACAGGCTAGTTTATGATCCCAATGCTAGGCCATCAACTGGTGGTTTGGAAGTGAAATGCATTGAATCTGCGCAGGGGATGACACCATTTGAAGCATTTAAAAGTAAGCAAACTCCAAAAGAAGGCAAAAAGAAATCTTTCTGCCTGAAAATGAAAGATGGCCATCTGCAGCTGAATGAAAATCACAATTACTTTTACCAGGTCCAGGGTCAAGAAGGAGTATCAGGAATAAAATGGtttgattttgctttgttgaCAGATCCTCGCCTTGGCTTAAATGGATTGTTTGTACAAAGAATTcactttgaaaaaaacaaatgggAGTCTGAGTGGCTGCCAAAGCTTACAGATTTTTATTTCAACCACCTCCTGCCTGTTATTATCAAAGATAATTCTTCCTTGTAG